The Plectropomus leopardus isolate mb chromosome 15, YSFRI_Pleo_2.0, whole genome shotgun sequence genome has a segment encoding these proteins:
- the LOC121954914 gene encoding alpha-2A adrenergic receptor-like, which yields MGCLNFSGNETLPGRHPYTVQTSVPLTVLVGILILLTVFGNVMVVIAVITSRALRAPQNLFLVSLACADILVATLVMPFSLANELMGYWYFGKVWCEIYLALDVLFCTSSIVHLCAISLDRYWSVTQAIEYNLRRTPRRIKSTIFIVWVLAAIISFPPLITMKKDEGKVDSPECKINEEKWYIIFSSTASFFAPCVIMVMVYVRIYQVAKKRTRAPPGERQREYGNQEDTKCGLDTLEREDREEREVIEGDAGEVNGLDVEEEPSSSDGNDTILCSLKKKSNMRTTKVAHLKPGETSPKPETQPCVRTSKWKGRQYRERRFTFVLAVVMGVFVLCWFPFFFTYTLTAVCDICYVPETLFKMFFWFGYCNSSLNPVIYTIFNNDFRRSFKKILCKKNRRGL from the coding sequence ATGGGTTGTCTTAACTTCAGCGGAAATGAGACTTTGCCTGGCAGGCACCCTTATACTGTGCAGACCTCTGTGCCTTTAACAGTCCTGGTGGGTATCCTCATCCTGCTAACTGTGTTTGGCAATGTCATGGTAGTAATTGCTGTGATCACGAGCAGAGCCCTCAGAGCACCTCAGAACTTGTTTTTAGTCTCTCTGGCATGTGCAGACATCCTGGTTGCCACATTAGTGATGCCATTCTCTTTAGCAAATGAACTGATGGGCTACTGGTACTTTGGTAAAGTGTGGTGTGAGATCTACCTGGCTTTGGACGTGCTTTTCTGCACCTCGTCAATCGTTCACCTGTGTGCCATCAGCCTGGACAGATACTGGTCTGTCACACAAGCGATTGAGTACAACCTGAGGAGGACACCGCGCAGGATCAAATCCACAATCTTTATAGTTTGGGTGCTGGCGGCCATCATTTCATTCCCTCCACTCATCACAATGAAAAAGGACGAGGGCAAAGTGGACAGCCCTGAATGTAAAATTAATGAGGAGAAATGGTACATCATTTTCTCCAGCACTGCCTCTTTCTTTGCACCCTGCGTCATCATGGTTATGGTGTATGTAAGAATATACCAGGTTGCCAAGAAGAGAACAAGAGCCCCGCCGGGTGAAAGGCAGAGAGAATATGGCAATCAAGAAGACACAAAGTGTGGTTTGGACACCCtggagagagaagacagagaagagagggaggtgaTAGAAGGGGACGCTGGAGAGGTCAACGGGCTAGACGTGGAAGAAGAGCCCTCCTCTTCTGATGGGAATGACACCATCCTATGTTCCCTGAAGAAGAAGAGCAATATGAGAACGACCAAAGTGGCTCATCTGAAGCCCGGGGAAACCTCTCCAAAGCCAGAGACGCAGCCCTGCGTGAGAACAAGCAAGTGGAAAGGAAGGCAGTACAGAGAGAGGCGCTTCACTTTTGTTCTGGCTGTGGTCATGGGAGTGTTTGTTCTCTGCTGGTTCCCCTTTTTcttcacatacacactcactgcTGTGTGTGACATCTGCTACGTCCCAGAGACattgttcaaaatgtttttctggttTGGTTACTGCAACAGCTCGCTAAATCCTGTTATATACACTATATTCAATAATGACTTCAGGaggtcttttaaaaaaatcctttgtaAAAAGAACAGAAGAGGTTTATAA
- the smndc1 gene encoding survival of motor neuron-related-splicing factor 30 gives MSDDLVKQLSSYKAQLQQVEVALSTDPDNEDLLKLQKDLQEVIDLTKDLLTSQPTESASSTNGSDTVPLKHSWKVGDSCMAVWNQDGQVYEAEIEEIDRENGTAAVTFAGYGNAEVIPLQNLRPAEEGKRNDEDGLKPKSRKEQIAEQREYKKKKAQKKVQRMKELEQEREEQKSKWQQFNNKAYSKNKKGQVKRSIFASPESVNGKVGVGTCGIADKPMTQYHDTSKYNVRHLMPQ, from the exons ATGTCGGACGACTTGGTGAAACAGTTGAGCAGCTACAAAGCCCAGCTACAGCAAGTAGAAGTTGCATTATCTACCGATCCAGACAATGAGGACCTCCTTAAACTCCAGAAAGATTTGCAG GAAGTCATCGATTTGACAAAAGACCTCCTGACCTCACAGCCCACTGAAAGTGCTTCCAGCACCAATGGCTCTGACACAGTTCCCCTGAAGCATAGCTGGAAAGTGGGGGACAGCTGTATGGCTGTGTGGAATCAGGATGGACA GGTGTATGAGGCTGAGATTGAGGAGATAGACCGAGAGAACGGCACCGCAGCAGTTACCTTTGCTGGGTACGGGAATGCTGAAGTGATTCCTCTGCAAAACCTCAGACCCGCAGAGGAGGGGAAACGCAACGACGAGGATGGCCTAAAGCCAAAATCAAG GAAAGAGCAGAttgcagagcagagagagtaTAAGAAGAAGAAAGCCCAGAAGAAAGTGCAGAGGATGAAAGAATTGGAGCAAGAGAGGGAGGAACAAAAGTCAAAGTGGCAACAGTTCAACAACAAAGCCTACTCAAAGAACAAGAAAGGACAG GTAAAGAGGAGCATATTTGCATCTCCAGAAAGCGTCAATGGAAAGGTGGGAGTGGGAACATGTGGTATTGCAGACAAGCCAATGACCCAGTATCATGACACATCAAAATACAATGTCAGACATCTAATGCCACAATGA